A window of the Nitrospirota bacterium genome harbors these coding sequences:
- a CDS encoding DUF5615 family PIN-like protein — MSVRFLADHCVSNYIMQTLRDAGHDVHRLKDHVPADSPDPLVIATAVRLDAILVSLNGDFSDIVTYPPERYHGILAIQVHNHPETIPKIMARVMAYVASHPDMSHYKGKLLLAEPHRIRIRM; from the coding sequence ATGAGTGTGAGGTTCCTGGCGGATCACTGCGTCTCCAACTACATCATGCAGACATTGCGGGATGCGGGGCATGACGTGCACCGGCTCAAAGATCATGTCCCTGCAGACTCTCCGGATCCCCTCGTCATCGCCACGGCCGTGCGGCTGGACGCGATCCTGGTCTCGCTCAATGGCGACTTTTCCGACATCGTGACCTACCCGCCCGAGCGCTACCACGGCATCCTGGCGATCCAGGTCCACAACCATCCGGAGACGATCCCAAAGATCATGGCGCGTGTGATGGCCTATGTGGCGAGCCACCCTGACATGTCGCACTACAAGGGCAAGCTCCTGCTGGCCGAGCCGCACCGCATCCGAATCCGAATGTAG
- a CDS encoding DUF433 domain-containing protein, translating to MPIDWKEHIESTPDVLRGKPRIKGTRIPVSLILGYLAAGQTAEEIIREFPDLTTQHIAACLDYARDLAEFEVVAS from the coding sequence ATGCCGATCGACTGGAAAGAGCATATCGAGAGCACGCCGGATGTGCTCCGGGGCAAGCCCCGCATCAAAGGCACGCGCATTCCGGTCAGTTTGATTTTAGGCTATTTAGCCGCTGGGCAGACGGCGGAGGAGATTATCCGGGAATTTCCCGACCTGACGACGCAGCACATCGCGGCGTGCCTGGATTATGCGCGCGACCTCGCCGAATTCGAAGTCGTCGCCTCATGA